A portion of the Bubalus kerabau isolate K-KA32 ecotype Philippines breed swamp buffalo chromosome 1, PCC_UOA_SB_1v2, whole genome shotgun sequence genome contains these proteins:
- the LOC129627324 gene encoding olfactory receptor 2T27-like has product MDIWNNRTAGTDFVLLGLFHCILIPKLLFTFIFLVFLVALIVNIMMVILIWLNSQLHTPMYFLLSQLSLMDLLYISTFVPKIAIDFLSGRNNISYTNCGIQLFLFMTLVGAECLLLAVMAYDRYVAICHPLHYSILMRPTFCIFMVAGTWLGALINAFVHVVYVLNLPFCGSREIHHFFCEIPALLKLVCTDTSLYENGLFISGVIFLLFPVSAIMASYGQILSTVLRLELNMGMRKALSTCSSHMIVVILFYGTAIIKYFLPKAYHTAEQDKVVSVFYTILTPMLNPLIYSLRNKEMSGALRKVLRRKITK; this is encoded by the coding sequence ATGGACATATGGAACAACAGGACCGCTGGAACTGACTTTGTTCTCTTGGGGCTATTTCACTGCATCCTGATCCCCAAGCtactttttactttcatctttCTAGTTTTTCTTGTGGCCCTGATTGTCAATATTATGATGGTGATACTCATTTGGTTGAACTCTCAACTCCATACTCCTATGTACTTTCTTCTCAGTCAACTTTCCTTGATGGACCTCTTGTATATCTCTACTTTTGTTCCCAAGATAGCCATTGACTTTTTGTCTGGACGAAACAACATTTCCTATACTAATTGTGGAATCCAGCTCTTCCTCTTTATGACTCTGGTGGGAGCAGAGTGTCTTCTCCTGGCAGTCATGGCTTACGATCGCTATGTGGCTATATGCCATCCCCTTCACTACTCAATTCTCATGCGCCctacattttgcattttcatggTGGCTGGCACTTGGCTGGGTGCACTTATCAATGCCTTCGTCCATGTTGTCTATGTTCTGAATCTTCCTTTTTGTGGCTCCAGAGAAATCCATCATTTCTTTTGTGAGATCCCAGCTCTCCTGAAACTCGTTTGTACTGACACTTCTCTTTATGAAAATGGTCTTTTTATCAGTGGTGTTATATTTCTCCTCTTTCCAGTATCTGCTATCATGGCCTCATATGGGCAGATTCTCTCCACTGTTTTAAGATTAGAATTAAACATGGGGATGAGGAAGGCTTTGTCAACTTGTTCTTCCCATATGATTGTGGTGATTCTCTTCTATGGAACTGCCatcatcaaatattttctccccaaagCCTATCACACTGCTGAGCAGGACAAAGTGGTCTCTGTCTTCTATACCATCCTCACTCCCATGCTCAATCCCCTCATCTACAGCCTGAGAAACAAAGAGATGTCTGGAGCCCTCAGGAAAGtattgagaagaaaaataaccAAGTAA